A portion of the Salminus brasiliensis chromosome 11, fSalBra1.hap2, whole genome shotgun sequence genome contains these proteins:
- the LOC140565391 gene encoding uncharacterized protein C11orf87 homolog encodes MSAITSPDRLALAVPPCGSNGTAWPEGACMARVEQLFQALSSTVVLFVLVAMIAAVISVSLTTFHFHKSKMKKRKMQRAQEEYERDNCSPRAAAKGKPVLRQCVVERPCAGGLKRTTGESPVVSPSTGASASASASEEAEVPVPKEEEAASESTRHAAQTRDDHLLQAVAVS; translated from the coding sequence ATGAGCGCTATCACCTCCCCGGACAGACTGGCTCTGGCCGTGCCGCCCTGCGGCTCCAACGGCACGGCGTGGCCGGAGGGCGCGTGCATGGCGCGCGTGGAGCAGCTCTTCCAGGCGCTCTCCTCCACCGTGGTGCTCTTCGTGCTCGTGGCGATGATCGCCGCGGTCATCTCCGTGTCCCTCACCACCTTCCACTTTCACAAGAGCAAGATGAAGAAGCGCAAGATGCAGCGCGCGCAGGAGGAGTACGAGCGCGACAACTGCAGCCCCCGAGCGGCGGCCAAGGGGAAGCCGGTGCTTCGGCAGTGCGTCGTGGAGAGACCCTGCGCCGGCGGGCTAAAACGGACCACGGGCGAAAGCCCCGTGGTCAGTCCCAGCACCGGCGCCAGTGCCAGCGCCAGCGCCAGTGAGGAGGCCGAGGTCCCCGTCCCGAAGGAGGAAGAAGCCGCATCAGAGAGCACGAGACACGCTGCGCAGACGCGCGACGACCACTTGCTCCAAGCCGTGGCCGTGTCCTGA